One stretch of Brachyhypopomus gauderio isolate BG-103 chromosome 10, BGAUD_0.2, whole genome shotgun sequence DNA includes these proteins:
- the sparta gene encoding spartin a isoform X2: MEAPERAELQIIKNHYEKALECLSRGLQEDEFGNKDRALLLYRLGRRHVLQGLAVATPAEGWDSARHMQLKMRNTLSNITTRLAALETTSPTRAAAPQPLYPSLPVLRDAQTPPSSRLPHFNAQLSSKASGGVPRVPASPTRASEVPNDIPPAYTPKPTDGHLSISHRERHALLCQNPLSRQQTFSQVSVNEPDEVLLFIPNGVQIFFVAPDGQVSAPSYPGFLRIILDSRQRRDDDISDLRHPPACLQVCDWHYPLFPDSPVLLSNTGVFTFPDTTTAVPGSYVGLVLSPELPASDHSLLQEHLSVLTQLRVQEPDDGADVYGASGGQTTSLEKSPLTPTEDMDPEQDTVPGKEDKALPEWSEKMSQSILAGCSWLSRGLVQGGDATGKAIQKGAVKLREHITPEETPAEVGPRVTQGLQVAKQATGGAAKVSQFLVDGLSTVVDLVGKELGPHVKKQSSKLIPGSLKNNKGASANMGGAKVVAVSSLKGLSTIWTGLETAAKTVGKSASSETVLTVKHKLKELENILIAPSNI; this comes from the exons ATGGAAGCACCTGAGCGGGCCGAGCTACAGATCATAAAGAACCACTATGAGAAAGCGCTCGAGTGTCTCAGCCGCGGCCTGCAGGAAGATGAGTTTGGGAATAAAGACCGAGCCCTTCTGCTGTACCGGCTGGGCCGACGCCACGTCCTCCAGGGTCTGGCCGTGGCCACCCCCGCGGAGGGCTGGGACTCCGCGCGCCATATGCAGTTGAAGATGCGCAACACCCTGAGCAACATTACGACTCGGCTGGCCGCGCTGGAAACCACTTCACCCACGAGGGCAGCTGCGCCCCAGCCGCTCTATCCCAGCCTGCCAGTCCTGCGGGATGCGCAGACACCCCCCAGTTCCAGGTTACCCCATTTTAATGCACAACTTTCCTCAAAAGCTTCCGGGGGTGTTCCCCGTGTTCCGGCTTCTCCCACTAGGGCCTCTGAAGTTCCCAACGACATACCGCCAGCGTATACCCCTAAACCCACAGATGGGCACCTCTCTATTTCCCACAGGGAAAGACATGCATTGTTGTGTCAAAATCCGCTTTCCCGCCAGCAGACCTTTAGTCAAGTCAGTGTGAACGAACCCGACGAGGTTCTATTATTCATTCCTAACGGGGTTCAGATTTTTTTTGTGGCACCCGATGGCCAGGTGTCCGCTCCTTCATATCCGGGTTTCCTGCGCATCATCCTCGACAGCAGACAGCGTCGTGATGACGACATCAGTGACCTCAGACACCCTCCTGCTTGCCTCCAG gtgtgtgACTGGCACTACCCACTGTTTCCAGACTCACCCGTCCTGCTTAGCAACACGGGTGTGTTCACATTCCCTGATACCACGACAGCAGTGCCAGGGTCCTATGTCGGGTTGGTACTGTCCCCTGAACTGCCCGCATCAGACCACAGTCTTCTCCAGGAGCATCTGTCTGTGCTGACACAGCTCAGAGTCCAG GAGCCAGATGATGGAGCAGATGTATATGGAGCTTCAGGGGGACAGACCACCAGCCTGGAGAAGTCTCCCCTAACCCCCACTGAAGATATGGATCCAGAACAGGACACAGTGCCAGGAAAGGAGGACAAAGCCTTGCCGGAATGGAGCGAGAAGATGTCACAGAGCATATTGGCAG GGTGCTCTTGGCTTAGTCGGGGGCTTGTCCAGGGAGGCGACGCTACGGGCAAAGCTATCCAGAAAGGGGCAGTAAAACTTCGCGAGCACATCACTCCAGAGGAGACGCCTGCTGAGGTTGGCCCCAGAGTGACCCAGGGCCTGCAGGTAGCCAAACAGGCCACCGGAGGAGCTGCTAAAGTCAGTCAGTTTTTGG TTGATGGCCTGTCCACTGTGGTTGACCTTGTTGGGAAGGAACTAGGTCCTCACGTCAAGAAGCAAAGCAGCAAACTGATCCCAGGATCTTTAAAAAACAATAAAGGGGCGAGCGCCAACATGGGCGGAGCCAAAGTGGTGGCCGTTAGCAGCCTGAAAG GTTTGTCAACCATATGGACGGGTCTGGAGACGGCAGCAAAAACAGTTGGGAAAAGTGCGAGTTCAGAGACAGTCCTGACTGTCAAGCACAA gTTGAAGGAACTTGAAAACATCCTGATTGCCCCTAGCAACATCTAA
- the ccdc169 gene encoding coiled-coil domain-containing protein 169 isoform X2, translated as MLDESISDLRSTLVDLEARLHSVEGEGNEWRTRYETQLELNGQLKRQIGVVQERLEGLRGKPTDRLASIRSYDEMTVDALRHRLQLLNMERSTLQSQLLECRLRIDQEGKAYQKAYDERRAYLTEIAKVSSAFNLTRKQQPQKVTHPEKRAQGTMKHNSSLRTVPARAEVAPSRLPRLKQ; from the exons ATGTTGGACGAATCTATTTCCGACCTGAGAAGCACGTTGGTTGATTTGGAAGCCCGACTGCACAGCGTGGAGGGTGAAG GAAACGAATGGAGAACCAGATACGAGACCCAGCTGGAGCTGAACGGACAGCTGAAAAGGCAAATCGGAGTAGTACAGGAGAGGCTGGAGGGTCTACGTGGGAAGCCCACGG ATCGACTGGCTTCTATTCGGTCATATGATGAAATGACAGTG GATGCTTTGAGACACAGGCTCCAACTTCTGAATATGGAGAGGAGTACCCTCCAGAGCCAGCTACTGGAATGCCGTCTGAGGATTGATCAAGAGGGCAAG GCATATCAGAAAGCCTACGATGAGAGACGAGCGTACCTTACAGAGATCGCAAAG GTATCCTCTGCCTTTAATTTGACCAGAAAGCAACAGCCTCAAAAAGTTACACATCCAGAGAAAAG AGCTCAGGGGACCATGAAGCACAACTCGTCTCTGCGGACAGTCCCAGCCAGAGCAGAAGTTGCACCATCTCGACTGCCAAGATTAAAACAATGA
- the rfxap gene encoding regulatory factor X-associated protein isoform X1: protein MSEKDGKDAGKDGQSGDRTGAVDTRNVNTPLEQDNVDSYDMDDPDEESDVLDASDPRDSAASPEELNDDETFGNSENVPKKCVYDGCTETTTQVTKQRKPWMCKKHRNKMYKDKYKKKKSDQAMSSGKIEEGSEERPVSVTKQRLGTTGDRPARPSLIEQVLNQKRLSLLRSPEVISFLQQQQRMLTMQTRSQNQQDF, encoded by the exons ATGAGCGAGAAGGACGGTAAAGACGCCGGTAAAGACGGCCAAAGCGGCGACAGAACCGGCGCCGTAGACACGCGGAACGTAAACACGCCGCTAGAGCAGGATAACGTTGACTCGTACGACATGGACGACCCGGACGAGGAGAGCGACGTGCTGGACGCGTCCGACCCCAGGGACAGTGCGGCGAGCCCCGAGGAACTGAACGACGACGAGACGTTCGGTAACAGCGAGAACGTGCCCAAGAAATGCGTGTACGACGGCTGCACAGAGACCACCACGCAGGTGACCAAGCAGAGAAAACCCTGGATGTGTAAAAAACACCGCAATAAAATGTACAAGGACAAATATAAGAAAAAGAAGAGCGACCAGGCCATGTCATCTGGGAAAATAGAA GAGGGCTCAGAGGAGAGACCTGTTTCTGTAACTAAGCAACGGCTTGGGACCACAGGAGACCGTCCAGCTAGACCGTCTCTCATAGAGCAAGTGTTAAACCAAAAGAGACTT TCTCTCCTGCGGAGTCCTGAAGTCATCAGCTTCCTCCAACAGCAGCAGCGTATGCTGACCATGCAGACCCGGTCCCAGAACCAGCAGGACTTCTGA
- the ccna1 gene encoding cyclin-A1 isoform X1, which produces MSNTCEATDFIWKMSSGGLTSLTSHSSHENIPAQKMVDGPRLKAGQRVVLGVLSENDHQNRTCKDGPAKHGAALHKVSAREVNPAFGVWEAEQMLMQTSIPTEELSNPRIHSSELQILSAINEFSSGSCLDTSMQSLSAEPVDSGDIWSVDEYADDIHHHLRETELRYRPKPGYMKKQPDITNSMRIILVDWLVEVAEEYKLCSETIYLAVNYLDRFLSCMSVLRGKLQLVGTTAILLAAKYEEIYPPEVDEFVYITDDTYTKKQLLRMEHLVLRVLSFDMNAPTCLQFLLQYISEENLCTKTANLALYLSELSLLDVDPFLQYLPSKMAAAAYCLANYTLNRRLWPDSLDAFTGYTLAEIAPCLVALYKLHLGAESRSQKAIYEKYRSTKYCSVSLIKPVETLPLH; this is translated from the exons ATGAGCAACACCTGCGAAGCCA CTGACTTCATCTGGAAAATGAGCTCTGGTGGCCTCACTTCGCTTACTAGCCACAGCAGTCATGAGAACATCCCTGCCCAGAAAATGGTGGACGGGCCTCGCTTGAAAGCAGGGCAGAGAGTTGTCTTGGGTGTTTTGAGTGAGAATGATCACCAAAACCGAACTTGTAAG GATGGTCCAGCAAAGCATGGAGCTGCGCTGCACAAAGTGTCTGCACGTGAGGTTAATCCTGCATTTGGTGTCTGGGAGGCTGAACAGATGTTAATGCAAACGTCCATTCCTACTGAGGAACTGTCAAATCCACGTATTCATTCTTCAGAGCTTCAGATACTGAGTGCTATAAATGAATTTAGCTCAG GATCATGTTTGGACACTTCAATGCAATCCCTGTCAGCAGAGCCTGTGGATTCTGGGGACATCTGGTCAGTAGatgaatatgcagatgacatccACCATCACCTAAGAGAAACTGAG TTGAGATACAGGCCCAAGCCTGGTTATATGAAAAAGCAGCCAGACATCACCAACTCCATGAGGATCATCCTTGTTGACTGGCTGGTTGAAGTTGCTGAGGAATACAAACTGTGCTCGGAGACCATTTACCTGGCAGTAAACTACCTGGACCGCTTCTTGTCTTGTATGTCTGTGCTCCGGGGGAAACTGCAGCTCGTGGGAACTACTGCGATCCTCTTGGCTGC GAAATACGAGGAAATCTATCCACCAGAGGTGGATGAGTTTGTCTACATCACGGATGACACTTACACCAAGAAACAGCTGCTTCGGATGGAACACCTTGTCCTCAGAGTCCTGTCCTTCGATATGAATGCCCCTACATGCCTCCAGTTCTTGCTGCAGTACATCTCTGAAGAGAACCTCTGCACCAAGACTGCAAACCTTGCCTTG TATCTTTCAGAGCTGAGCTTGCTCGACGTGGATCCCTTTCTGCAGTATCTTCCATCCAAGATGGCGGCAGCGGCTTATTGCTTGGCTAACTACACACTCAACAGGAGGCTGTGG CCTGATTCTTTGGATGCCTTCACTGGCTACACCCTGGCAGAGATTGCACCCTGTCTTGTAGCACTCTACAAGCTCCACCTTGGTGCAGAAAGccgttcccagaaggccatttATGAGAAATACAGGAGCACAAA GTACTGTAGTGTGTCCCTGATCAAGCCTGTGGAGACTCTGCCGCTGCACTAA
- the rfxap gene encoding regulatory factor X-associated protein isoform X2, whose amino-acid sequence MSEKDGKDAGKDGQSGDRTGAVDTRNVNTPLEQDNVDSYDMDDPDEESDVLDASDPRDSAASPEELNDDETFGNSENVPKKCVYDGCTETTTQVTKQRKPWMCKKHRNKMYKDKYKKKKSDQAMSSGKIEEGSEERPVSVTKQRLGTTGDRPARPSLIEQVLNQKRLVISPAES is encoded by the exons ATGAGCGAGAAGGACGGTAAAGACGCCGGTAAAGACGGCCAAAGCGGCGACAGAACCGGCGCCGTAGACACGCGGAACGTAAACACGCCGCTAGAGCAGGATAACGTTGACTCGTACGACATGGACGACCCGGACGAGGAGAGCGACGTGCTGGACGCGTCCGACCCCAGGGACAGTGCGGCGAGCCCCGAGGAACTGAACGACGACGAGACGTTCGGTAACAGCGAGAACGTGCCCAAGAAATGCGTGTACGACGGCTGCACAGAGACCACCACGCAGGTGACCAAGCAGAGAAAACCCTGGATGTGTAAAAAACACCGCAATAAAATGTACAAGGACAAATATAAGAAAAAGAAGAGCGACCAGGCCATGTCATCTGGGAAAATAGAA GAGGGCTCAGAGGAGAGACCTGTTTCTGTAACTAAGCAACGGCTTGGGACCACAGGAGACCGTCCAGCTAGACCGTCTCTCATAGAGCAAGTGTTAAACCAAAAGAGACTTGTAA TCTCTCCTGCGGAGTCCTGA
- the sertm1 gene encoding serine-rich and transmembrane domain-containing protein 1 — MDGQVDELNKTEVDGESFLRFGPTVLTTGPAADASGQTESIYVYVSIFLSLLLFLLTLLVIALHRLKNIISSSSSYPECGSEAGSSFTNMEICSLSSQRSTVSSLSC, encoded by the coding sequence ATGGACGGCCAGGTGGACGAGCTGAACAAAACAGAGGTGGATGGGGAGAGCTTTCTAAGGTTCGGCCCGACGGTGCTCACTACCGGACCGGCTGCAGACGCGTCCGGCCAAACTGAGAGCATCTACGTCTACGTCTCCATCTTCCTGAGCCTGCTGTTATTCCTCCTCACCCTGCTCGTCATCGCCCTCCACAGGCTAAAGAATATCATCTCCTCTAGCTCCTCGTACCCAGAGTGCGGCAGTGAGGCAGGGAGCTCCTTCACCAACATGGAGATCTGCAGCCTGTCGTCACAGAGGTCGACGGTGTCATCGCTCTCCTGCTGA
- the ccdc169 gene encoding coiled-coil domain-containing protein 169 isoform X1, with product MMARVDSSYDVARLQAELEQEKEDKEMLDESISDLRSTLVDLEARLHSVEGEGNEWRTRYETQLELNGQLKRQIGVVQERLEGLRGKPTDRLASIRSYDEMTVDALRHRLQLLNMERSTLQSQLLECRLRIDQEGKAYQKAYDERRAYLTEIAKVSSAFNLTRKQQPQKVTHPEKRAQGTMKHNSSLRTVPARAEVAPSRLPRLKQ from the exons ATGATGGCACGTGTCGATAGTAGTTATGATGTAGCGCGACTGCAGGCGGAACTCGAACAGGAGAAAGAGGATAA AGAAATGTTGGACGAATCTATTTCCGACCTGAGAAGCACGTTGGTTGATTTGGAAGCCCGACTGCACAGCGTGGAGGGTGAAG GAAACGAATGGAGAACCAGATACGAGACCCAGCTGGAGCTGAACGGACAGCTGAAAAGGCAAATCGGAGTAGTACAGGAGAGGCTGGAGGGTCTACGTGGGAAGCCCACGG ATCGACTGGCTTCTATTCGGTCATATGATGAAATGACAGTG GATGCTTTGAGACACAGGCTCCAACTTCTGAATATGGAGAGGAGTACCCTCCAGAGCCAGCTACTGGAATGCCGTCTGAGGATTGATCAAGAGGGCAAG GCATATCAGAAAGCCTACGATGAGAGACGAGCGTACCTTACAGAGATCGCAAAG GTATCCTCTGCCTTTAATTTGACCAGAAAGCAACAGCCTCAAAAAGTTACACATCCAGAGAAAAG AGCTCAGGGGACCATGAAGCACAACTCGTCTCTGCGGACAGTCCCAGCCAGAGCAGAAGTTGCACCATCTCGACTGCCAAGATTAAAACAATGA
- the ccna1 gene encoding cyclin-A1 isoform X2: MSSGGLTSLTSHSSHENIPAQKMVDGPRLKAGQRVVLGVLSENDHQNRTCKDGPAKHGAALHKVSAREVNPAFGVWEAEQMLMQTSIPTEELSNPRIHSSELQILSAINEFSSGSCLDTSMQSLSAEPVDSGDIWSVDEYADDIHHHLRETELRYRPKPGYMKKQPDITNSMRIILVDWLVEVAEEYKLCSETIYLAVNYLDRFLSCMSVLRGKLQLVGTTAILLAAKYEEIYPPEVDEFVYITDDTYTKKQLLRMEHLVLRVLSFDMNAPTCLQFLLQYISEENLCTKTANLALYLSELSLLDVDPFLQYLPSKMAAAAYCLANYTLNRRLWPDSLDAFTGYTLAEIAPCLVALYKLHLGAESRSQKAIYEKYRSTKYCSVSLIKPVETLPLH, encoded by the exons ATGAGCTCTGGTGGCCTCACTTCGCTTACTAGCCACAGCAGTCATGAGAACATCCCTGCCCAGAAAATGGTGGACGGGCCTCGCTTGAAAGCAGGGCAGAGAGTTGTCTTGGGTGTTTTGAGTGAGAATGATCACCAAAACCGAACTTGTAAG GATGGTCCAGCAAAGCATGGAGCTGCGCTGCACAAAGTGTCTGCACGTGAGGTTAATCCTGCATTTGGTGTCTGGGAGGCTGAACAGATGTTAATGCAAACGTCCATTCCTACTGAGGAACTGTCAAATCCACGTATTCATTCTTCAGAGCTTCAGATACTGAGTGCTATAAATGAATTTAGCTCAG GATCATGTTTGGACACTTCAATGCAATCCCTGTCAGCAGAGCCTGTGGATTCTGGGGACATCTGGTCAGTAGatgaatatgcagatgacatccACCATCACCTAAGAGAAACTGAG TTGAGATACAGGCCCAAGCCTGGTTATATGAAAAAGCAGCCAGACATCACCAACTCCATGAGGATCATCCTTGTTGACTGGCTGGTTGAAGTTGCTGAGGAATACAAACTGTGCTCGGAGACCATTTACCTGGCAGTAAACTACCTGGACCGCTTCTTGTCTTGTATGTCTGTGCTCCGGGGGAAACTGCAGCTCGTGGGAACTACTGCGATCCTCTTGGCTGC GAAATACGAGGAAATCTATCCACCAGAGGTGGATGAGTTTGTCTACATCACGGATGACACTTACACCAAGAAACAGCTGCTTCGGATGGAACACCTTGTCCTCAGAGTCCTGTCCTTCGATATGAATGCCCCTACATGCCTCCAGTTCTTGCTGCAGTACATCTCTGAAGAGAACCTCTGCACCAAGACTGCAAACCTTGCCTTG TATCTTTCAGAGCTGAGCTTGCTCGACGTGGATCCCTTTCTGCAGTATCTTCCATCCAAGATGGCGGCAGCGGCTTATTGCTTGGCTAACTACACACTCAACAGGAGGCTGTGG CCTGATTCTTTGGATGCCTTCACTGGCTACACCCTGGCAGAGATTGCACCCTGTCTTGTAGCACTCTACAAGCTCCACCTTGGTGCAGAAAGccgttcccagaaggccatttATGAGAAATACAGGAGCACAAA GTACTGTAGTGTGTCCCTGATCAAGCCTGTGGAGACTCTGCCGCTGCACTAA
- the sparta gene encoding spartin a isoform X1 produces MEAPERAELQIIKNHYEKALECLSRGLQEDEFGNKDRALLLYRLGRRHVLQGLAVATPAEGWDSARHMQLKMRNTLSNITTRLAALETTSPTRAAAPQPLYPSLPVLRDAQTPPSSRLPHFNAQLSSKASGGVPRVPASPTRASEVPNDIPPAYTPKPTDGHLSISHRERHALLCQNPLSRQQTFSQVSVNEPDEVLLFIPNGVQIFFVAPDGQVSAPSYPGFLRIILDSRQRRDDDISDLRHPPACLQVCDWHYPLFPDSPVLLSNTGVFTFPDTTTAVPGSYVGLVLSPELPASDHSLLQEHLSVLTQLRVQEPDDGADVYGASGGQTTSLEKSPLTPTEDMDPEQDTVPGKEDKALPEWSEKMSQSILAGCSWLSRGLVQGGDATGKAIQKGAVKLREHITPEETPAEVGPRVTQGLQVAKQATGGAAKVSQFLVDGLSTVVDLVGKELGPHVKKQSSKLIPGSLKNNKGASANMGGAKVVAVSSLKGLSTIWTGLETAAKTVGKSASSETVLTVKHKYGDAGGHAAEDAVQSVVNVGVTAFNLDNIGLKAVLKSAGKQATGEKPTEQNKEDKTEVKEK; encoded by the exons ATGGAAGCACCTGAGCGGGCCGAGCTACAGATCATAAAGAACCACTATGAGAAAGCGCTCGAGTGTCTCAGCCGCGGCCTGCAGGAAGATGAGTTTGGGAATAAAGACCGAGCCCTTCTGCTGTACCGGCTGGGCCGACGCCACGTCCTCCAGGGTCTGGCCGTGGCCACCCCCGCGGAGGGCTGGGACTCCGCGCGCCATATGCAGTTGAAGATGCGCAACACCCTGAGCAACATTACGACTCGGCTGGCCGCGCTGGAAACCACTTCACCCACGAGGGCAGCTGCGCCCCAGCCGCTCTATCCCAGCCTGCCAGTCCTGCGGGATGCGCAGACACCCCCCAGTTCCAGGTTACCCCATTTTAATGCACAACTTTCCTCAAAAGCTTCCGGGGGTGTTCCCCGTGTTCCGGCTTCTCCCACTAGGGCCTCTGAAGTTCCCAACGACATACCGCCAGCGTATACCCCTAAACCCACAGATGGGCACCTCTCTATTTCCCACAGGGAAAGACATGCATTGTTGTGTCAAAATCCGCTTTCCCGCCAGCAGACCTTTAGTCAAGTCAGTGTGAACGAACCCGACGAGGTTCTATTATTCATTCCTAACGGGGTTCAGATTTTTTTTGTGGCACCCGATGGCCAGGTGTCCGCTCCTTCATATCCGGGTTTCCTGCGCATCATCCTCGACAGCAGACAGCGTCGTGATGACGACATCAGTGACCTCAGACACCCTCCTGCTTGCCTCCAG gtgtgtgACTGGCACTACCCACTGTTTCCAGACTCACCCGTCCTGCTTAGCAACACGGGTGTGTTCACATTCCCTGATACCACGACAGCAGTGCCAGGGTCCTATGTCGGGTTGGTACTGTCCCCTGAACTGCCCGCATCAGACCACAGTCTTCTCCAGGAGCATCTGTCTGTGCTGACACAGCTCAGAGTCCAG GAGCCAGATGATGGAGCAGATGTATATGGAGCTTCAGGGGGACAGACCACCAGCCTGGAGAAGTCTCCCCTAACCCCCACTGAAGATATGGATCCAGAACAGGACACAGTGCCAGGAAAGGAGGACAAAGCCTTGCCGGAATGGAGCGAGAAGATGTCACAGAGCATATTGGCAG GGTGCTCTTGGCTTAGTCGGGGGCTTGTCCAGGGAGGCGACGCTACGGGCAAAGCTATCCAGAAAGGGGCAGTAAAACTTCGCGAGCACATCACTCCAGAGGAGACGCCTGCTGAGGTTGGCCCCAGAGTGACCCAGGGCCTGCAGGTAGCCAAACAGGCCACCGGAGGAGCTGCTAAAGTCAGTCAGTTTTTGG TTGATGGCCTGTCCACTGTGGTTGACCTTGTTGGGAAGGAACTAGGTCCTCACGTCAAGAAGCAAAGCAGCAAACTGATCCCAGGATCTTTAAAAAACAATAAAGGGGCGAGCGCCAACATGGGCGGAGCCAAAGTGGTGGCCGTTAGCAGCCTGAAAG GTTTGTCAACCATATGGACGGGTCTGGAGACGGCAGCAAAAACAGTTGGGAAAAGTGCGAGTTCAGAGACAGTCCTGACTGTCAAGCACAA GTATGGGGATGCGGGCGGCCACGCTGCAGAAGACGCCGTCCAGTCGGTGGTCAACGTGGGCGTCACGGCCTTCAACCTAGACAACATTGGCCTCAAGGCTGTCCTGAAGAGTGCAGGCAAACAGGCCACTGGAGAGAAGCCCACAGAGCAAAACAAAGAAGACAAGACAGAAGTAAAGGAGAAATAA